The following proteins come from a genomic window of Flavobacteriaceae bacterium MAR_2010_188:
- a CDS encoding undecaprenyl-diphosphatase → MDVIDSIILGVVQGLTEFLPVSSSGHLEIGKALLGDNSVPKESLLFTVVLHFATALSTIVVFRKDVVEILKGIFKFQWNEDMQFLFKIGLSMIPAVIVGLFFEDQLESLFGGNLLLVGCMLLVTAALLFMADKAKNTEKPVNFKDAIIIGVAQAIAMLPGISRSGATISTSVLLGNDKTKAARFSFLMVVPLIFGKIAKDILSGDLTADTSNSLALSAGFVAAFLAGLVACTWMISLVKKSKLSYFAIYCIVIGLIAIIYSLSN, encoded by the coding sequence ATGGATGTAATTGATTCAATAATCTTAGGCGTAGTACAAGGCTTAACCGAATTTTTGCCAGTTTCTTCAAGCGGTCATTTGGAAATCGGTAAAGCTCTTTTAGGTGACAATTCTGTGCCGAAAGAAAGTCTTCTATTTACAGTGGTTCTTCACTTTGCGACGGCGCTCAGCACTATTGTGGTATTTAGGAAAGATGTGGTAGAAATACTGAAAGGCATTTTTAAGTTTCAATGGAATGAGGATATGCAATTTTTATTTAAAATCGGACTGTCGATGATTCCAGCAGTTATCGTCGGACTATTCTTTGAAGATCAGCTAGAATCCCTTTTTGGGGGAAACCTATTATTAGTGGGATGTATGTTATTAGTTACCGCCGCGCTCTTATTTATGGCAGACAAAGCGAAAAACACAGAAAAACCTGTTAATTTTAAGGATGCAATAATCATCGGAGTGGCTCAAGCAATAGCAATGTTGCCGGGGATTTCTCGTTCTGGCGCTACCATTTCTACTTCTGTGCTGCTAGGGAACGACAAGACCAAAGCTGCACGGTTTTCTTTCCTTATGGTGGTTCCGTTGATTTTTGGAAAAATCGCGAAGGATATTTTAAGCGGTGACTTAACTGCAGACACGTCCAACTCTTTAGCACTAAGCGCTGGTTTTGTAGCAGCATTTCTTGCGGGTCTGGTGGCCTGCACCTGGATGATTAGTTTAGTCAAAAAGAGTAAGCTTTCATATTTCGCCATCTATTGTATCGTTATTGGCCTAATCGCTATTATCTATTCCCTAAGCAATTAA
- a CDS encoding putative endonuclease, which produces MIKVKTFYVYILSCSDDSYYTDMTNNLEQRIIQHQLGNNPDTYTFSRRPVLLKWYVECNDPNDAIRIEKQIKGWTKRKKTAIINGQWDDLVTFSKNYTEHGNDKSSTG; this is translated from the coding sequence ATGATAAAGGTGAAAACGTTTTATGTATACATTCTTAGTTGTTCTGACGATTCATACTATACTGACATGACGAATAATCTTGAACAGAGAATTATCCAACATCAATTGGGAAATAATCCAGATACTTATACTTTTTCTAGAAGGCCCGTATTGCTAAAATGGTATGTTGAATGTAATGACCCGAATGATGCAATAAGAATTGAAAAGCAAATTAAAGGTTGGACAAAAAGAAAAAAGACCGCTATTATAAATGGCCAATGGGATGATCTTGTAACATTTTCAAAGAATTATACAGAGCATGGAAACGATAAGTCTTCGACAGGCTAA
- a CDS encoding cell division protein FtsX, whose protein sequence is MSSSFENYQKRKLISSYFSVVISIALVLFLLGCLGLLVLNAKKVADHFKEQVVVTIYLNETAKEVEINQLQKSLAMADYTKSISYVTKEEAAEMMQKETGEDFMDFVGYNPLKNSIDVYLKADYVTNETLDGISEELSNKQFIEEIKYDNDLVELMNDNVKKITFWVLVISALFTFIAVLLINSSIRLAVYSKRFIIKTMQMVGATKRFIRRPFVWKSVQLGIIGAIVALFGMAIVLYYLNESFPELGLTEKPLYIALLFVAIFMMGVFITWISTFIATQRFLNLKTDQLYY, encoded by the coding sequence ATGAGTTCATCCTTCGAAAATTACCAAAAAAGAAAACTAATTTCGTCTTATTTTTCAGTCGTTATAAGCATCGCTTTGGTTTTATTTTTACTCGGCTGTTTAGGTCTTTTAGTGTTGAACGCCAAAAAAGTGGCCGATCATTTTAAGGAACAAGTCGTAGTCACCATTTATTTGAATGAAACTGCTAAGGAGGTTGAAATCAATCAGCTTCAGAAGAGTTTGGCGATGGCCGACTATACCAAATCAATTTCTTACGTGACCAAAGAGGAAGCTGCAGAAATGATGCAGAAAGAAACTGGTGAAGATTTTATGGATTTTGTGGGCTACAACCCTTTGAAGAATTCTATCGATGTTTATCTAAAGGCCGATTACGTTACCAACGAAACTCTAGACGGGATTTCTGAAGAACTATCTAATAAGCAATTTATTGAAGAAATTAAATACGATAATGACTTGGTAGAACTGATGAATGATAACGTAAAGAAAATCACTTTTTGGGTTTTGGTCATCAGCGCTCTTTTCACCTTTATCGCTGTTCTCCTAATCAACAGTTCCATAAGATTGGCTGTGTATTCTAAGCGATTCATTATTAAAACCATGCAGATGGTTGGCGCGACTAAAAGATTTATTAGACGCCCTTTTGTCTGGAAAAGCGTTCAACTTGGTATTATAGGTGCGATCGTTGCACTCTTCGGGATGGCGATTGTGCTTTACTATCTAAACGAATCTTTCCCTGAACTAGGACTTACCGAAAAACCGCTTTACATAGCGCTCCTATTTGTGGCGATATTTATGATGGGCGTTTTTATAACCTGGATTAGTACATTTATTGCAACCCAGCGTTTCTTGAACTTAAAAACCGACCAATTATACTATTGA
- a CDS encoding ketopantoate reductase, whose translation MNIVVVGAGGVGGYFGGRLAEAGKNITFLLRGKTLEAIKNNGLVVNSIHGDFKVHPNATDKMEELGEPDLIILAVKSWQVKDIVSSLKSIISKTTVILPLQNGANNFEKISEIIPQENIVAGFCKVVSKIESPGVIKHMGAEPEIVIGENDNRKSDRIQKLQEFLNSAKFKCSIAENIQLEIWKKFLFICTISGLGGLTRVSLGQMREDSYLRNVMEKTADEIIAVANKLGVGLGDDHKELVFHFIDKLDYNTTASMQRDIMAGRPSELDDFNGYIVAQGEKLQIKTPINSFIYHSLLSMEKVARKQN comes from the coding sequence ATGAACATTGTTGTTGTAGGCGCTGGAGGAGTTGGTGGTTATTTCGGCGGAAGATTAGCGGAGGCCGGCAAAAACATCACGTTCTTATTGCGTGGAAAGACACTTGAAGCGATAAAAAACAACGGTTTGGTGGTAAACAGTATTCATGGTGATTTTAAGGTACACCCTAATGCCACAGATAAAATGGAAGAATTAGGCGAACCTGATCTAATAATCCTTGCGGTAAAGTCATGGCAGGTCAAAGACATAGTTTCGAGTTTAAAATCGATAATCTCCAAGACCACCGTGATTCTTCCGTTACAGAATGGCGCTAACAATTTCGAAAAGATTTCGGAAATAATCCCTCAAGAAAATATCGTTGCCGGTTTTTGTAAAGTAGTCAGTAAAATTGAATCTCCAGGAGTCATTAAGCATATGGGTGCGGAACCGGAAATAGTGATCGGCGAAAATGATAACCGCAAATCAGACAGAATTCAAAAGCTTCAAGAATTTTTAAATTCGGCAAAATTTAAGTGCAGTATTGCTGAAAATATTCAATTAGAAATTTGGAAAAAATTCCTCTTTATCTGCACTATCAGCGGTCTCGGTGGTTTAACTCGGGTAAGTCTCGGTCAAATGAGAGAGGATAGTTATTTAAGAAATGTCATGGAGAAGACGGCCGACGAGATAATTGCTGTTGCTAATAAATTAGGAGTGGGCTTAGGTGATGATCACAAAGAACTGGTTTTCCATTTTATTGATAAACTTGATTATAACACCACCGCTTCAATGCAACGCGATATCATGGCGGGCCGACCTAGCGAGCTAGATGATTTTAATGGTTATATTGTTGCCCAAGGTGAAAAGCTTCAAATTAAAACTCCCATTAATTCCTTTATCTATCATTCATTATTATCGATGGAAAAAGTCGCGAGAAAGCAGAACTAA
- a CDS encoding leucyl-tRNA synthetase encodes MRYDFNEIENKWQKYWAENQTFKAENNSEKPKYYVLDMFPYPSGAGLHVGHPLGYIASDIYARFKRHKGFNVLHPQGYDSFGLPAEQYAIQTGQHPAITTEENIKTYRRQLDQIGFSFDWSREVRTSDPAYYKWTQWIFIQLFDSWYNKDNNRAETISDLVELFKTEGNANVNATCDDDVEIFTAGEWNSSSTVEKQEILLKYRLTYLAETEVNWCPELGTVLANDEIVNGVSERGGYAVVRKKMTQWSMRISAYAERLLQGLDTIDWSESIKETQRNWIGKSQGASVTFDIQGYDEQIEVFTTRPDTIFGVSFMTLAPEHELVSKITTRDQKEEVNEYIAETSKRSERERMADVKSISGVFTGAFALHPFTSEAIPIWIGDYVLASYGTGAVMAVPCGDQRDYDFAKHFGLPIPNIFEGVDISEVAYAEKDETKINNSDFLNGLSYKKAVKTAIHKLEEIKKGKGKINYRLRDAVFSRQRYWGEPFPVYYVDGMPQMIDKKHLPLTLPEVEKYLPTEEGEPPLGRADDWAWDTENHKIVEKSKIDHQTIFPLELNTMPGWAGSSWYFFRYMEEKENRDKVFASKNALDYWENVDLYIGGSEHATGHLLYSRFWVKFLKDRGFVEVEEPFKKLINQGMILGTSAFVFRATGFSKNKFDETEVDNYTKERPLFFFNYHDIQQLESIFENNIVDIEFFRDGQSSIFPLMKFDSSILTKKRGEYLDSVASRIFQKIGDKYSSFEIKYPMDKVHVDVSLVNSSDELDIEAFRNWRPEFKDAEFIKNEDGNFKVSREVEKMSKSKYNVVNPDAICEQYGADSLRLYEMFLGPLEQAKPWNTAGITGVHSFLKKLWRLYHSAEDETFFVDDSADESILKEAYKILHKTIKKVEEDIENFSFNTSVSTFMIAVNELTALKCTSKKILEPFLILISPYAPHIAEELWNKLGHNKSIATADFPEFKEKYLVESSKNYPISFNGKMRFMLEMPLELSKEEIEKTVLENEKTIAQLGGRTPKKVIVVPGKIVNIVG; translated from the coding sequence ATGCGGTACGATTTTAACGAGATTGAAAATAAATGGCAAAAATATTGGGCTGAAAATCAAACTTTTAAAGCTGAAAATAATTCAGAAAAGCCTAAATATTACGTCCTAGATATGTTTCCTTATCCGTCTGGTGCGGGTTTGCATGTTGGTCATCCTTTAGGTTATATAGCATCAGATATCTACGCTCGTTTTAAAAGGCACAAAGGATTTAATGTTCTTCATCCACAAGGCTACGATAGTTTTGGACTTCCGGCGGAGCAATACGCGATACAAACTGGGCAACACCCCGCCATTACCACTGAAGAAAATATTAAAACGTATCGCCGGCAACTAGACCAAATAGGATTTTCATTCGATTGGTCCAGGGAAGTGCGAACTAGTGACCCGGCCTATTATAAATGGACGCAGTGGATATTCATACAACTTTTTGATTCTTGGTACAATAAGGATAATAACAGAGCGGAGACGATTTCTGACTTGGTTGAATTATTTAAAACTGAAGGAAATGCCAACGTAAATGCGACATGCGATGATGATGTTGAAATTTTTACCGCAGGCGAATGGAATTCTTCTTCAACTGTAGAAAAACAAGAAATACTTTTAAAATATCGTCTTACTTATCTTGCTGAAACGGAAGTAAACTGGTGTCCAGAACTTGGGACCGTACTTGCCAATGACGAAATCGTTAATGGAGTTTCAGAACGTGGGGGATATGCGGTGGTTAGAAAAAAAATGACCCAATGGAGCATGCGAATTTCTGCTTATGCTGAGCGTTTGTTGCAAGGTTTAGATACCATCGATTGGTCGGAATCCATTAAAGAGACCCAAAGAAATTGGATCGGTAAATCACAAGGCGCTTCTGTAACCTTCGATATACAAGGATATGACGAGCAAATTGAGGTTTTTACCACGCGCCCCGACACTATTTTTGGCGTTAGTTTTATGACCCTTGCCCCGGAGCACGAACTGGTTTCCAAAATTACTACCAGAGACCAAAAGGAGGAGGTGAACGAATATATTGCTGAAACTTCCAAAAGAAGTGAGCGAGAGAGAATGGCCGATGTAAAAAGTATTTCTGGCGTTTTTACCGGTGCTTTTGCGTTGCATCCGTTTACGAGTGAAGCCATCCCGATTTGGATTGGAGATTACGTTTTAGCGAGCTATGGTACAGGTGCGGTGATGGCTGTGCCTTGTGGAGACCAACGAGATTATGATTTTGCAAAACACTTTGGTCTGCCGATTCCGAATATTTTTGAAGGTGTCGATATAAGTGAAGTGGCTTATGCTGAAAAGGATGAAACCAAAATCAATAATAGTGACTTTTTAAACGGTCTTAGTTATAAAAAAGCAGTAAAGACTGCCATCCATAAACTTGAAGAAATAAAGAAGGGTAAAGGAAAAATCAACTATCGTTTGCGAGACGCTGTTTTCAGCCGTCAACGCTATTGGGGCGAGCCGTTTCCGGTTTACTATGTAGATGGTATGCCGCAGATGATAGATAAGAAACACCTTCCTCTTACTTTGCCAGAAGTCGAAAAATATCTTCCTACCGAAGAGGGCGAACCACCATTAGGAAGAGCGGACGATTGGGCTTGGGATACTGAAAATCATAAAATTGTTGAAAAGTCTAAAATCGATCATCAAACAATCTTTCCTTTAGAGCTGAATACCATGCCGGGTTGGGCAGGGAGCTCTTGGTATTTTTTCCGCTATATGGAAGAAAAAGAAAATAGGGATAAGGTTTTTGCTTCTAAAAATGCCTTGGATTATTGGGAGAATGTGGATTTATATATCGGTGGTAGTGAGCATGCCACAGGTCACTTATTATATTCTAGATTCTGGGTGAAGTTTTTAAAAGACAGAGGTTTTGTTGAAGTTGAAGAACCTTTTAAAAAGTTGATTAACCAAGGAATGATTTTGGGTACTAGTGCGTTTGTTTTTCGTGCAACTGGGTTTTCTAAAAACAAGTTCGATGAAACTGAGGTTGATAATTATACTAAAGAAAGACCACTATTTTTTTTTAATTACCATGACATTCAGCAACTAGAAAGTATTTTTGAGAATAATATAGTTGATATTGAGTTTTTTAGGGATGGTCAATCTTCGATTTTTCCATTGATGAAATTTGATTCTTCAATCTTGACTAAGAAAAGAGGTGAATATTTAGATTCTGTGGCAAGCCGAATATTCCAGAAAATAGGGGATAAATATTCCTCATTTGAAATTAAATATCCAATGGATAAAGTCCATGTAGATGTAAGTTTGGTAAATTCTTCCGATGAATTAGATATTGAAGCTTTCAGAAATTGGAGACCAGAGTTTAAAGATGCCGAATTCATCAAGAACGAAGATGGTAATTTCAAAGTTTCTCGCGAAGTCGAAAAGATGTCCAAATCTAAATATAACGTCGTAAATCCAGATGCTATTTGCGAACAGTATGGAGCGGATTCATTGAGACTTTATGAAATGTTCTTGGGTCCCTTAGAACAAGCAAAACCCTGGAATACCGCTGGTATTACAGGGGTGCATAGTTTCTTAAAAAAACTTTGGAGATTGTATCATTCCGCCGAAGACGAAACATTTTTTGTCGATGATTCAGCAGATGAGTCAATTTTGAAGGAAGCTTATAAGATTCTACATAAGACTATTAAAAAAGTAGAAGAGGATATCGAAAACTTCTCGTTTAATACCTCAGTTTCAACATTTATGATTGCAGTTAATGAGTTAACCGCTCTAAAATGTACTAGCAAAAAAATACTTGAACCTTTCTTGATTTTAATTTCACCTTATGCACCTCATATTGCTGAAGAACTTTGGAATAAATTGGGTCACAATAAATCCATTGCAACGGCAGATTTTCCAGAATTCAAGGAGAAGTATTTGGTGGAAAGTAGCAAGAACTATCCGATTTCCTTTAATGGAAAAATGAGGTTTATGTTAGAAATGCCATTGGAACTTTCCAAAGAAGAAATTGAAAAAACAGTTCTAGAAAATGAAAAGACCATCGCGCAATTAGGGGGAAGAACTCCCAAAAAAGTAATCGTAGTTCCTGGTAAAATCGTAAATATTGTGGGATAG
- a CDS encoding Heat shock protein HslJ — protein sequence MKYIIALFCISLIIFSGCSAEGTINNKLIGTWKLQESRYADGSVVSDPENGKPILFVFEDNSITGVSGYNTIEGNYEHTSNEITFLTIGTTELIETDWERLLSIAFSEVCAPRGPCVFEYEVSSSTLTLFYENDGDNLLVFKRE from the coding sequence ATGAAATATATAATAGCCCTATTTTGTATTTCCTTAATCATTTTTTCAGGATGTTCCGCTGAAGGAACGATTAACAACAAACTAATCGGCACTTGGAAATTACAAGAATCTCGATACGCAGACGGAAGTGTTGTATCAGATCCTGAAAACGGTAAACCAATTTTATTTGTGTTCGAAGATAATTCTATAACAGGAGTTTCTGGATATAATACTATTGAAGGAAATTACGAACACACATCGAACGAGATTACATTCTTAACAATAGGCACAACTGAATTGATTGAAACTGATTGGGAGCGTCTTCTATCAATAGCATTTTCTGAAGTTTGTGCACCTCGTGGACCATGTGTATTTGAATATGAAGTCTCTTCTTCTACACTCACTTTATTTTACGAAAACGATGGTGACAATCTCCTGGTTTTCAAACGTGAGTAG
- a CDS encoding transcriptional regulator, AsnC family has protein sequence MKVVNHNIEIDGIDKEILRALMEDARTPILEIARKVGISGAAIHQRLRKLEASGLLTGSKFIINSKILGYTTMAFIGIYLDKAVSNPEAVRQLKKIPEVIECHYTTGNWSIFIKILCKDNEHLMELLNKDIQSISGVSRTETFISLAQQIDRQIKI, from the coding sequence TTGAAGGTTGTAAACCACAATATTGAAATCGACGGGATTGACAAGGAAATCTTGCGTGCTCTAATGGAAGATGCCAGAACACCGATTCTGGAAATCGCTCGTAAAGTCGGAATATCTGGTGCGGCAATTCATCAGCGTTTAAGAAAACTTGAAGCTTCAGGCCTTCTCACTGGCTCTAAATTTATCATCAATTCCAAAATTCTTGGCTATACCACCATGGCATTTATCGGTATTTATTTAGATAAGGCAGTGAGCAACCCTGAAGCGGTAAGACAGTTAAAGAAAATCCCAGAAGTTATTGAATGTCATTACACCACCGGAAACTGGAGCATCTTTATAAAAATACTCTGCAAGGATAACGAACATTTAATGGAATTGCTTAATAAAGATATTCAATCGATTAGCGGAGTATCAAGAACCGAAACTTTTATCTCCCTCGCACAGCAGATAGATAGACAGATTAAGATTTAG
- a CDS encoding Saccharopine dehydrogenase, NADP-dependent, which yields MSFRFKLATVFLKFVQQNYSTVIIMRNVLIIGSGKSASYLIKYLLDKSEEEDLHVIVADKKIHNANRLIGNHENAQAISLDIMDKHARQAAITNSDIVISMLPVKYHIEVAKDCAACGRNLVTASYVTDAMQSLDSIAKSKDLIFMNEVGVDPGIDHMSAMRVIDRIREEGGKVILFESFTGGLVAPENDNNLWNYKFTWNPRNVVLAGQGGAAKFIQEGTYKYIPYNQVFRRTEFLEIDGYGRFEVYANRDSLKYQSAYGLDGAKTLYRGTMRRVGFSRAWNMFVQLGMTDDEYIIENSEDMTYREFVNSFLPYSPTDSVELKFRHALKIDQDDIIWDKLEELDLFSKTKKVGISRATPAQILQQILEDTWILKPGDKDMIVMYHKFGYEKDGKNYQIDATMVVKGEDQTYTAMSKTVGLPVAMATLAILNEKIKTPGVMIPITKEVYNPILDELEDYGIVFNEKEVPYLGYNPLNL from the coding sequence ATGAGCTTTCGGTTTAAATTGGCCACTGTATTTCTTAAATTCGTTCAACAAAATTACTCAACTGTTATCATTATGCGAAATGTATTAATCATTGGATCCGGTAAATCTGCGTCATATCTAATTAAATATCTGCTCGATAAATCTGAAGAAGAAGATTTGCACGTTATCGTAGCCGACAAGAAAATCCATAATGCCAATAGATTAATCGGGAATCATGAGAATGCCCAAGCCATTTCATTAGATATAATGGACAAGCATGCCCGCCAAGCAGCAATCACAAATTCTGATATCGTTATCTCAATGCTTCCTGTTAAGTATCACATAGAGGTTGCTAAAGATTGTGCTGCTTGCGGTCGAAATTTGGTAACGGCCTCATATGTAACGGATGCCATGCAAAGTCTCGATTCAATCGCGAAGTCTAAAGATTTGATATTTATGAATGAAGTTGGGGTAGATCCTGGCATCGATCATATGAGTGCCATGCGAGTAATAGATAGAATTCGTGAAGAAGGCGGTAAGGTTATTTTGTTTGAATCGTTTACTGGAGGTTTGGTAGCCCCAGAAAATGATAATAATTTATGGAATTATAAATTTACTTGGAATCCAAGAAACGTAGTATTGGCAGGTCAAGGTGGTGCCGCTAAGTTCATTCAAGAAGGTACCTATAAGTACATTCCTTATAACCAAGTTTTTAGAAGAACGGAGTTTTTAGAAATAGATGGTTACGGAAGATTTGAAGTTTATGCAAATCGTGATTCTCTAAAATATCAGTCGGCTTACGGACTCGATGGGGCAAAAACCTTATATAGGGGCACCATGAGACGCGTTGGTTTTAGCCGGGCCTGGAATATGTTTGTGCAATTAGGTATGACCGATGACGAATACATAATCGAAAATAGTGAGGACATGACTTATAGGGAATTTGTAAATTCATTTTTACCATATAGTCCAACAGATTCGGTTGAATTAAAATTTAGACATGCGCTAAAAATTGACCAAGACGATATTATTTGGGACAAACTTGAAGAACTTGATCTCTTCAGCAAAACAAAAAAAGTAGGAATAAGCCGTGCAACTCCTGCACAAATCCTTCAACAAATTTTGGAGGATACATGGATTCTTAAGCCCGGCGATAAAGATATGATTGTGATGTATCACAAATTTGGATATGAAAAAGATGGCAAAAACTATCAGATAGATGCCACAATGGTCGTTAAGGGCGAAGACCAAACCTATACTGCAATGTCTAAAACCGTTGGTTTACCGGTGGCTATGGCGACTTTAGCAATTCTTAATGAAAAGATTAAAACTCCCGGAGTAATGATTCCAATTACAAAAGAGGTTTATAATCCTATCTTGGATGAATTAGAAGATTATGGAATTGTTTTCAACGAAAAAGAAGTTCCTTATCTCGGATACAATCCGCTCAATCTTTAA
- a CDS encoding Uncharacterized membrane protein YgdD, TMEM256/DUF423 family translates to MNKKILILAAILGFIAVALGAFAAHGLKAVISQESISTFETGVRYQMYYAILLLFVGSTDLVSFKSKKAIFYLSLFGILFFSGSIYGLATNELSGFDFKSIALITPVGGLLLIGVWVVVLIEFIKSKTA, encoded by the coding sequence ATGAACAAAAAAATACTGATTTTAGCAGCAATCCTTGGCTTTATTGCGGTTGCACTGGGTGCATTTGCCGCCCATGGTCTTAAAGCAGTGATTAGCCAAGAATCAATTTCTACTTTTGAGACTGGAGTAAGATATCAGATGTACTATGCAATACTATTACTTTTCGTGGGGAGTACCGACCTTGTGAGTTTTAAAAGCAAAAAAGCAATATTCTATCTTTCACTTTTTGGCATACTATTTTTCTCTGGATCTATTTACGGATTGGCAACCAATGAATTAAGTGGTTTCGATTTTAAATCAATCGCGCTTATCACTCCTGTAGGAGGCCTATTATTGATAGGAGTTTGGGTGGTTGTACTTATAGAATTCATCAAATCTAAAACTGCTTAA
- a CDS encoding phosphoenolpyruvate carboxykinase (ATP) has protein sequence MQNQTLYKIMVEHTQTAKTISLDEYGIKNAKINYQDSPDELQKETIRKDMGVEVSSGALAINTGEFTGRSPKDRFIVEDEITKDRVWWGDINIPFAPEKFDKLYEKVIDYLSEKELYVRDAFACADKDHRLNIRVITEYPWSNMFAYNMFLRPTQDELENFEKDWTVIVAPGFMANPNEDGTRQHNFAILNFTKKIALIGGTGYTGEIKKGIFSALNFILPVYQNTLPMHCSANVGKEDDTAIFFGLSGTGKTTLSADPNRKLIGDDEHGWTKENTIFNFEGGCYAKVINLSEENEPDIFRAIKKGAILENVIVNNNGEVDFEDVSITQNTRVSYPIYHIDNIQEPSIGRNPKNIFFLTADAFGVLPPISKLTPSQAAYHFISGYTAKVAGTEAGVKEPQPSFSACFGAPFMPLHPTKYAEMLSKKMKEAKVNVWLVNTGWTGGPYGVGTRMKLQYTRAMINAVLNGDLGLYSYDDYHIHSVFGVAQPRSCPGVPTKVLSPRSTWNNDEAYYTTAFKLTNAFRENFKKFEKYANEEIRRGGPQRYAF, from the coding sequence TTGCAGAACCAAACTTTATACAAAATCATGGTAGAACACACCCAAACAGCGAAAACGATTTCGCTTGATGAATATGGAATTAAAAACGCAAAAATAAACTATCAGGATTCTCCTGATGAACTTCAAAAAGAAACCATACGTAAGGATATGGGAGTAGAAGTTTCGAGCGGCGCACTTGCAATTAATACAGGTGAATTTACCGGTCGATCCCCAAAAGATAGGTTTATAGTAGAAGATGAAATAACTAAAGACAGAGTATGGTGGGGAGATATTAATATTCCTTTTGCACCTGAAAAATTTGATAAGCTTTATGAGAAGGTTATCGATTATCTATCAGAAAAAGAACTTTATGTAAGAGATGCATTTGCGTGTGCGGACAAAGACCATCGTCTTAATATAAGAGTGATTACAGAGTATCCTTGGAGTAATATGTTTGCTTACAACATGTTTCTTAGACCGACTCAAGATGAACTTGAAAATTTCGAGAAAGACTGGACGGTTATAGTTGCACCTGGCTTTATGGCAAATCCAAATGAAGATGGCACGCGTCAGCATAACTTTGCCATACTAAATTTCACTAAAAAAATAGCCTTGATTGGCGGTACTGGATATACGGGAGAAATCAAAAAAGGAATTTTTTCAGCTTTAAATTTTATCCTTCCTGTTTATCAAAATACTCTGCCAATGCACTGTAGTGCCAATGTTGGAAAGGAAGATGATACCGCGATATTCTTTGGATTATCAGGTACTGGTAAAACAACCCTCTCTGCAGATCCAAATAGAAAGTTGATTGGAGATGACGAGCACGGATGGACCAAAGAGAATACCATCTTTAATTTTGAAGGAGGTTGCTATGCAAAAGTGATTAATCTTAGTGAAGAGAACGAGCCTGATATTTTTAGGGCAATAAAAAAAGGAGCAATCCTAGAGAATGTCATAGTTAATAATAACGGCGAAGTGGATTTTGAAGATGTTTCCATAACTCAAAATACTCGAGTTAGTTATCCTATTTATCATATTGATAATATTCAAGAACCCTCTATTGGGAGAAATCCGAAGAATATATTTTTCTTAACAGCAGATGCATTTGGGGTGTTGCCTCCAATCTCTAAATTAACTCCAAGTCAGGCAGCTTATCATTTCATCAGTGGCTATACCGCTAAAGTTGCTGGCACCGAGGCAGGAGTAAAAGAACCACAACCTTCATTTTCGGCCTGTTTCGGAGCGCCCTTTATGCCGTTGCATCCAACGAAATACGCCGAAATGCTCAGCAAAAAAATGAAAGAAGCTAAAGTTAACGTTTGGTTGGTTAACACTGGTTGGACCGGTGGTCCATATGGTGTAGGAACACGTATGAAGTTACAATATACAAGAGCGATGATCAATGCAGTTTTAAATGGGGATTTAGGCCTCTATTCTTACGATGATTATCATATACATTCAGTATTTGGTGTTGCGCAACCTAGGTCTTGCCCAGGTGTGCCAACCAAGGTTTTAAGTCCAAGGTCTACTTGGAACAACGATGAAGCTTATTATACTACAGCGTTTAAACTTACCAATGCATTTAGAGAAAACTTTAAAAAGTTTGAAAAATATGCAAATGAAGAAATAAGACGCGGAGGTCCACAGCGATACGCCTTCTAA